The Candida albicans SC5314 chromosome 5, complete sequence genome includes a region encoding these proteins:
- the ZCF22 gene encoding Zcf22p (Predicted Zn(II)2Cys6 transcription factor) has product MNSEISTNNDDIDPLLSLDQQQQQIRNPNPKRRKHNRVRTGCFTCRKRKKKCDEHQPNCENCIRNKLKCQYPSQWNEALPLNFKLETFQYDELVPLHYKRKKISTNLKSQKVPQDLFGVFLLNTSSLDVSNSNRKNNGIPAIGETVDTENVEEEVIDTKLGNSTSYESVEIITQSPIKSSSSTPSTSLSLLTHNDNQAAEHKTIEVDHPDNALSWVFAGPVTNLHLFGKYIPNIELSPQDAELYVHCARDFMQQVSLPHAHPSLSPPNVWVNLVLESSILIDVYLSCGATYLACLHQNSKVDPLHEQSSQQLQINDNAQLSQKYRELSEIKYNLAVKSLMSAISTNSIDLDSDWLMTAGLSLCLRDRANGLNGSRCTKHVSFVYNLIKRRIDKKRQSQSLGNASPLLSSITPVERLLIDSFLFNYTCSLLTCGKQDYASLPSPYSFFPDIENWFDAPIVQNCEVKWMNNPVLGAARNSFQTLAKLIYLLRSHYEFDGDADDNSHYTNDETFWELILALNDQEIDQVEKDNVLKLNQLLKIFPLGSKTMVTSHTGEQLSYSVLRSNLAVSIITIHACKILAAKLINPKIPAYLPEIQHSVSIILEELSLYIPQDNYSSSICIASLFFCGVAIINKPQQDLLCYKLSNLKNNLSQIVANNLISILKKCWDRETTERAIFGDKCYKCFDTIFDREILESVAF; this is encoded by the coding sequence ATGAATTCAGAAATATCAACGAATAACGATGATATCGATCCACTACTATCCTTagatcaacaacaacaacaaatacgAAATCCAAATCCCAAAAGACGCAAACATAACCGAGTTCGTACAGGGTGTTTCACCTGTCGTAAacggaaaaagaaatgtgATGAACATCAACCTAATTGCGAAAACTGTATTcgaaataaattgaaatgtCAATATCCATCACAATGGAATGAAGCATTACCGTTGAATTTCAAACTTGAAACTTTCCAATATGATGAACTAGTGCCTCTTCAttacaaaagaaagaaaatctcgaccaatttgaaatcgCAAAAAGTACCCCAAGATTTATTTGGTGTATTTCTCTTGAATACGTCGTCCCTTGATGTATCAAATTCTAATCGAAAAAACAACGGGATACCAGCTATTGGAGAAACGGTTGATACCGAAAATGTTGAGGAAGAAGTAATTGACACCAAACTAGGAAATTCAACTAGTTATGAAAGCGTGGAAATAATTACTCAATCACCAATAAAGAGCCTGTCATCAACACCCTCGACATCCCTCTCATTATTGACGCACAATGATAATCAAGCAGCAGAGCATAAAACAATTGAGGTTGATCACCCAGACAATGCTCTATCTTGGGTATTTGCTGGACCAGTGACAAACTTACATCTATTTGGCAAATATATTCCTAATATTGAGTTATCTCCACAAGATGCCGAGTTGTATGTCCATTGTGCTCGCGACTTTATGCAACAGGTTTCTTTACCACATGCTCATCCTTCATTGAGTCCACCAAATGTATGGGTCAACTTAGTGTTAGAGTCAtcaattttgattgatGTGTATTTAAGTTGTGGAGCAACATATCTAGCATGTTTGCATCAGAACCTGAAAGTTGACCCATTACACGAACAGTCATCACAACAGTTGCAAATAAATGACAATGCGCAATTGTCGCAAAAATATCGTGAATTATCAGAAATTAAATACAATTTGGCTGTTAAGTCGTTAATGCTGGCGAtttcaaccaattcaattgatttggatAGTGATTGGTTAATGACTGCTGGTTTAAGTTTGTGTTTGCGTGATCGAGCCAATGGGTTGAATGGTTCTCGCTGTACCAAACATGTTTCATTTGTCtataatttaatcaaaCGGCGAATCGACAAAAAGAGACAATCTCAAAGTTTAGGGAACGCCCTGCCCTTATTATCCCTGATTACTCCAGTGGAACGATTGTTGATCGATAGctttttattcaattataCTTGCTCACTTTTAACTTGTGGTAAGCAAGATTATGCCAGTCTTCCTTCGCCATACTCATTTTTCCCAGATATCGAAAACTGGTTTGATGCGCCAATTGTCCAAAATTGTGAAGTTAAATGGATGAATAATCCAGTGTTAGGGGCAGCGAGAAATAGTTTTCAAACATTGGCGAAATTAATATATCTATTGCGTAGTCATTACGAATTTGATGGTGATGCGGATGATAATTCTCACTACACGAATGATGAAACATTTTGGGAATTGATATTGGCACTAAATGATCAAGAAATAGACCAAGTTGAGAAAGATaatgttttgaaattaaatcaactattgaaaatatttccATTAGGTTCGAAAACAATGGTAACGTCACATACTGGAGAACAATTGTCCTACTCAGTATTAAGAAGCAACCTTGCTGTCTCGATAATTACAATCCATGCTTGTAAAATATTGGCTgctaaattaataaatccaAAGATCCCAGCTTATTTACCCGAAATTCAACACCTGGTCTCGATTATATTAGAAGAACTAAGTCTATACATTCCTCAAGATAACTACTCATCGTCAATTTGTATTGCCAGTTTATTCTTTTGCGGAGTAGCCATAATTAACAAGCCTCAACAAGATTTATTGTGTTATAAATTGTCTaacttgaaaaataatCTTTCGCAAATAGTTGCTAACAACTTGatatcaattttgaaaaagtgTTGGGACAGAGAAACAACAGAGCGGGCTATTTTTGGTGATAAATGTTACAAATGCTTTGATACAATATTTGATCGAGAAATCCTCGAAAGTGTCGCCTTTTGA
- a CDS encoding uncharacterized protein (Ortholog of C. dubliniensis CD36 : Cd36_52200, C. parapsilosis CDC317 : CPAR2_502480, Candida tenuis NRRL Y-1498 : CANTEDRAFT_115972 and Debaryomyces hansenii CBS767 : DEHA2G19976g) — protein sequence MFRSIIQSRRQLVQLRNLSKYARNPQIFIHEDTLTPQLYKFSLSKSPSALHMGTSLSLNPTAANFKANNEFIKLLDSTLHDSIHDDFTYIMEASTNASSFMPIYDMREIPRYARTPYIEDVFGYVQVDDKGSMIPNSYQKNEMYQICSGKTGLPVFSEFLFETLQEKCERSS from the coding sequence ATGTTCAGGTCAATCATTCAGTCAAGACGTCAATTAGTTCAATTGcgtaatttatcaaaatacGCTCGCAATCCACAGATATTTATTCATGAAGATACGCTAACTCCGCAATTGTACAAGTTTTCTCTATCGAAATCACCACTGGCATTACATATGGGAACATCTTTGTCTTTAAACCCTACAGCAGCAAACTTTAAAGCTAACAAcgaatttattaaattattggaCTCTACATTACATGATAGTATTCATGATGATTTCACATATATAATGGAAGCTAGTACTAATGCTAGTTCTTTTATGCCAATATATGATATGAGAGAAATCCCACGTTATGCTAGAACCCCATATATCGAAGATGTCTTTGGTTATGTGCAAGTTGATGACAAGGGTAGCATGATTCCTAATAGttaccaaaaaaatgaaatgtATCAAATATGTAGTGGGAAGACTGGTTTACCAGTATTCAGCGAATTTTTGTTCGAAActttacaagaaaaatgtGAAAGATCGTCCTAA
- a CDS encoding serine/threonine protein kinase (Ortholog(s) have protein serine/threonine kinase activity) — protein MTDHLIAKVQEHVPNIPLKIISQGAEALVFETSVHPYYNYNSSEKHHESPSLHNHTTFIIKYRPTKPYRHPKIDLQINKSRTIGEVKFMYKLSKLNIACPNIISTDFNNGIIWMECLGSKLPNGTISSFKNWLWYLESQEKEDPSINLHDDDQVELVCQKVGQLIGRLHLNDMIHGDLTSSNIILTEVDTKKNEDTDANNSSVYFEPALIDFGLSSFSGLAEDKAVDLYVLERAILSTHSNYADKLNGWLLEGYQQIHDSIEFNKTKQQLGKSKLKDTIKRLEDVRLRGRKRSMLG, from the coding sequence ATGACAGATCACCTAATTGCTAAAGTACAAGAACATGTACCTAACATTccattgaaaataatatcaCAAGGTGCAGAAGCACTAGTTTTTGAAACATCAGTTCACCCGtactacaactacaatTCGAGTGAAAAACACCATGAGTCACCTTCTTTGCACAATCATACAAcatttataataaaatatcgTCCCACGAAACCCTATCGTCACCCTAAAATAGATTTgcaaattaataaatcacGAACTATTGGCGAAGTTAAGTTTATGTATAAACTCTCAAAATTAAACATTGCCTGTCCTAATATCATTCTGACAGATTTTAATAACGGTATCATATGGATGGAATGTCTTGGATCAAAATTGCCCAATGGCACAATAAGTTCATTTAAGAATTGGTTATGGTATTTAGAAAGTCAAGAGAAAGAGGATCCCAGTATAAACCTCCATGACGATGACCAAGTCGAATTGGTTTGTCAAAAAGTTGGACAATTGATAGGTCGATTACATTTAAACGATATGATTCATGGCGATTTAACTTCATCAAACATAATTTTAACAGAGGTGGATACTaagaaaaatgaagatACAGATGCCAATAATAGTTCAGTTTATTTTGAACCGGCgttgattgattttggtttatcttcattttcagGATTAGCAGAAGATAAGGCTGTTGATCTATATGTTTTGGAGAGAGCAATTCTAAGTACCCATTCAAACTATGCCGATAAACTTAATGGCTGGCTATTAGAAGGATACCAACAAATCCATGATTCtattgaattcaataaaaccaaacaacaattagGTAAActgaaattaaaagataCGATTAAAAGACTAGAAGATGTCCGTTTaagaggaagaaaaagaagtatGTTGGGTTGA
- a CDS encoding palmitoyl-(protein) hydrolase (Ortholog of S. cerevisiae YLR118C (alias Apt1); acyl-protein thioesterase responsible for depalmitoylation of Gpa1 in S. cerevisiae; regulated by Gcn4; repressed in response to amino acid starvation (3AT); rat catheter biofilm repressed), which produces MALGTSTNKKTTSWGRVIIIISAAVFLIVGIVFQQLSFNTSSSASSSIQGKNTGATKNPFTTRLTETTESMSVSAIRIPANGSSAKAAVIFLHGLGDSGDGWSWLPQLVSQSKLINDPINYVFPNAPKIPVTINNGFAMPAWFDIYELGNPHAKQDVTGFFKSCEVLKEFILEQHNKFNIPLEKIIIGGFSQGAAISLATLALLDTKIGGCVALSGFCPVRNEITDRYNKNPGVNFDTPIFQGHGTVDPVINYDYGKQTSELYKQLGFKNLKFNTYEGVAHSASEEELADVIKFIKNIVEK; this is translated from the coding sequence ATGGCACTTGGCACTAGtaccaataaaaaaactacATCGTGGGGTCGtgtaataattataattctGGCAGCGGTATTTCTCATAGTTGGTATTGTCTTCCAGCAACTTTCATTTAATACTTCTTCATCGGCATCATCCTCAATTCAAGGCAAAAACACAGGAGCTACAAAGAATCCTTTTACAACAAGGCTTACAGAAACAACAGAATCAATGAGTGTATCGGCTATTAGAATTCCTGCCAATGGGTCACTGGCCAAAGCTGCAgtgatttttcttcatGGATTAGGTGATAGTGGAGATGGATGGTCTTGGTTACCTCAATTGGTTAGTCAATCTAAATTAATCAACGACCCAATCAATTATGTATTTCCAAACGCACCAAAAATCCCTGTCACAATAAATAATGGATTTGCCATGCCAGCATGGTTTGATATTTACGAACTTGGTAATCCTCATGCTAAACAAGATGTCACAGggtttttcaaatcatgtGAAGTCTTGAAAGAATTTATACTCGAACAGCACAACAAGTTCAACATCCCATTGGaaaagattattattggaGGGTTTTCTCAAGGAGCTGCCATTTCATTGGCAACATTAGCTCTCTTGGATACCAAAATTGGTGGCTGTGTTGCTTTATCAGGATTTTGCCCTGTTAGAAATGAAATCACCGATCGTTACAATAAAAACCCAGGAGTCAATTTTGATACCCCAATTTTCCAAGGACATGGTACTGTTGATCCTGTGATTAATTACGATTATGGTAAACAAACCAGTGAATTGTACAAGCAATTGGGattcaagaatttgaaattcaataCTTATGAAGGTGTGGCTCATAGTGCcagtgaagaagaattggcCGATGTGATTaagtttattaaaaatattgtaGAGAAATAG
- a CDS encoding glucose-induced degradation complex subunit (Ortholog(s) have role in negative regulation of gluconeogenesis, proteasome-mediated ubiquitin-dependent protein catabolic process, regulation of nitrogen utilization and GID complex, cytoplasm, nucleus localization), whose amino-acid sequence MSDNSNSSGGSTIPSLCYVIPPYLLNSNYGSNLQKQLFAKNQQMGLLNVISTDSKNYYNHFKEQQQDQGEGNNKRKRKFTKDPYLNEIIKMKLIYKLSILGVLGDNPMEFLNGNDNDDYIYDMFDTFKRRLISSDDNDDDNGDSNSRDESKIGDGSDSGDVQLMLVDALRRNNKDDSNNYKLPKSVFSNGNNKIGEVEFNQLSGIPSQYKKYLSMSLKDLILSTNCHINDRYNYPPSFIDFGNDEFFNYTLPITWIPLIPNRYLSHLEKHYNLVIQDDQGFSNIKMSIDTSPNSASSSGAKNGDGSNLYQHDESHDDIAIDIDDEISRKQRQSRYYNLITDKAIISSVGIFYYEVEIEQVVTESTNFNSIIQMNDSSINSNNSMMLSLGFIKRLINFEPSPTTSPNSLHNHYHHDNNSGSNNNGNGNNNTGSILSGRVDLENIKSDLFANDSLEEEESIGDIETKKYLTARPGELRGSVAINLEDSILYNSINSISGEFGASSASASSSMHRAQILNMNRRLSNRSEYDSTATTTAGGGGVAGKINIDIPLKTKLVKDCRDERVYKTDIIGMGVNFIDKSIFITLNGVLARVITDTELNGNSDGDKTSNNNNNNSNNSNDNNNNKTSTTDNGKIDEEAMYPMIGFRINEINRSLNNVSDQKTNDKAKTTKVNIKTNFGSKSFFYDIDSYVAHYKNLTRQLLNMKILEMINLDVKEYNAAQQEIDKSNVFEIIKNYMMSNGGVNNHNNNNIFANLQRNLLELNEKDNKDHLFTLINLENDFM is encoded by the coding sequence ATGTCAGATAATAGTAACAGTTCTGGTGGCTCTACCATCCCATCATTGTGTTATGTGATTCCACcatatttgttgaattcGAATTATGGATCAAACttacaaaaacaattatttgCCAAAAACCAACAAATGGGATTACTTAATGTTATTCTGACTGATTCCAAAAATTACTACAATCATTTcaaagaacaacaacaagatcaaGGAGAAGGTAATAATAAACGCAAACGGAAATTCACCAAAGATCCTTAtttgaatgaaattataaaaatgaaattaatttataaattgagTATCCTTGGAGTTCTTGGTGACAACCCAATGGAATTTCTTAAtggtaatgataatgatgacTACATTTATGATATGTTTGATACTTTTAAACGTCGATTAATTAGTAGCGATGACAATGACGATGATAATGGTGATAGTAATTCTAGAGATGAATCTAAAATTGGTGATGGAAGTGATAGTGGTGATGTGCAGTTGATGCTAGTTGATGCTCTTCGAAGAAACAACAAGGATGACAgcaataattataaattaccGAAATCGGTATTTAGTAATGGGAATAACAAAATTGGAGAAGttgaatttaatcaattgagtGGTATACCATCGCAATATAAAAAGTATCTTAGTATGTCCTTaaaagatttgattttacTGACCAATTGTCACATCAATGATAGATACAACTACCCACCAagttttattgattttggtaatgatgagtttttcaattatacCTTGCCAATTACTTGGATTCCATTAATACCCAATCGTTATTTGAGTCATTTAGAAAAACATTATAATTTAGTAATCCAAGATGATCAAGGGTTTTCTAATATCAAAATGTCAATAGATACTTCTCCCAATTCTGCATCATCATCTGGTGCTAAAAATGGTGATGGTTCCAATTTGTATCAACATGATGAAAGCCATGACGACATTgctattgatattgatgatgaaatttcGCGGAAACAACGACAATCTagatattataatttaattacTGACAAGGCAATTATTTCGTCTGTTggaatattttattatgaggttgaaattgaacaagTAGTTACTGAGCTgacaaatttcaattcaattatacAAATGAATGATTCctcaataaattcaaacaacAGTATGATGTTGTCTTTAGGGTTTATCAAGagattaatcaattttgaacCGTCACCAACAACTTCACCAAATTCATTAcataatcattatcatcatgaCAATAATAGTggcagcaacaacaacggCAATGGCAACAATAATACTGGCTCAATATTATCAGGACGAGTAGATTTagaaaatatcaaatcaGATTTATTTGCTAATGACTCATTAGAGGAGGAAGAATCTATTGGTGATATTGAAACTAAGAAATATTTAACTGCCAGACCAGGTGAATTACGTGGTAGTGTTGCAATAAATTTAGAAGATTCAATATtgtataattcaataaactCAATTAGTGGTGAGTTTGGAGCAAGTTCAGCGTCAGCTTCATCCTCGATGCATAGAGCACAGATATTAAACATGAATCGACGATTGAGTAATCGATCAGAATATGATTCTactgcaacaacaacggCAGGTGGTGGAGGAGTAGCAGGTAAAATCAACATTGATATTCCTTTGAAAACCAAATTAGTCAAAGATTGTCGGGATGAGAGAGTTTACAAAACTGATATCATTGGGATGGGGgtcaattttattgataaatcgATATTTATTACATTGAATGGTGTTTTAGCTCGAGTGATTACGGATACTGAATTAAATGGTAATTCTGATGGAGATAAGACTtccaacaataataacaataatagtaacaatagcaatgataataataacaacaagaCTAGTACTACTGACAAtggaaaaattgatgagGAGGCAATGTATCCTATGATTGGATTTagaataaatgaaattaacCGTAGTTTGAATAATGTTAGTGATCAAAAGACAAATGATAAAGCCAAGACAACCAAAGTGAATatcaaaaccaattttGGTAGTAAATCCTTTTTTTATGACATTGATTCGTATGTTGCTCattataaaaatttaacaagacaattattaaatatgaaaatattagaaatgataaatttggaTGTGAAAGAATATAATGCAGcacaacaagaaattgacaaatcaaatgtgtttgaaataattaaaaattatatgatgagtaatggtggtgttaacaatcataataataacaatatatTTGCAAATTTGCAAAGAAATTTAttggaattgaatgaaaagGATAATAAAGATCATTTGTTCACTTTAATTAATCTTGAAAACGATTTTATGTGA
- a CDS encoding uncharacterized protein (Protein of unknown function; rat catheter and Spider biofilm repressed), protein MDAILANLPPITKGWCIAILSTATLLSANRLKLVNLLFVPDKALTTEPWRLITSFCTFRSLSIELFLEVFYVASSCGQLESRFTTELSLFPTRIIDQFNQQDRNAQNQHQEQGDNQRQGQRQGQGQISQLELLRSFIDRNKSIDFLYYVGQICLSIIFVASLIHYKLQFVILNLGQILSHLIIYIDTQKTPNELINVMGLFTMKKSYYPWLVAIVTIILNHSGGGGLLDANNIFNSPLVWTYIVATGLGHFWWMVRDVLLSSIHYDSNDRRRLLKQKLLNRHGIIKFDIIREGLIWLLLPPWYWVILSKIKQRRA, encoded by the coding sequence atggATGCAATTTTAGCTAATTTACCACCTATAACCAAAGGTTGGTGTATAGCAATTTTGTCAACGGCAACCTTACTTTCAGCAAATCGACTCAAATTggttaatttattatttgtccCCGATAAAGCATTGACTACCGAACCATGGCGATTAATAACGTCATTTTGTACATTCagatcattatcaattgaattatttctAGAAGTGTTTTATGTTGCTAGTTCTTGTGGACAATTAGAATCGAGATTCACAACCGAATTATCCCTTTTCCCAACCCGtataattgatcaattcaatcaacaaGACAGAAACGctcaaaatcaacatcaagAACAAGGTGACAATCAAAGACAAGGACAAAGACAAGGACAAGGCCAAATCCTGcaattggaattattgAGGAGTTTTATTGATCGTAACAAGTcgattgattttttatattatgTGGgtcaaatttgtttatcaataatatttgttgCCAGTTTAATCCATTATAAATTACAATTTGTTATACTTAATTTAGGACAAATCTTATCtcatttgattatttatattgataCTCAAAAGACACCTAATGAATTAATCAATGTCATGGGGTTGTTTACCATGAAGAAATCCTATTATCCATGGTTAGTAGCAATTGTCACTATCATATTAAACcatagtggtggtggtggtctTTTAGATgctaataatattttcaattcaccGTTAGTATGGACTTATATTGTGGCTACTGGATTAGGACATTTTTGGTGGATGGTAAGGGatgttttattatcatcaattcaTTATGATTCAAATGATCGAAGAAGATTATTGAAAcagaaattattaaatcgTCATGGAATTATAAAATTCGATATTATCAGAGAAGGATTAATTTGGTTATTATTGCCACCTTGGTATTGGGTGATTCTCTCAAAGATAAAACAAAGAAGGGCATAA
- the ECM331 gene encoding Ecm331p (GPI-anchored protein; mainly at plasma membrane, also at cell wall; Hap43, caspofungin-induced; Plc1-regulated; Hog1, Rim101-repressed; colony morphology-related regulated by Ssn6; induced by ketoconazole and hypoxia) produces MQIKSFLLPIVAALLTSVSAADSSNKCSFSKTSITEATAITQLNACSTLDGEITVSGSGIGSIDLSSVKVLKAKLSILNSPSIVSLNFNQLQNITGALVINNATQLNSIDLTQLTNVETLQLVSLPSFAILNLNQGVQKAGTIVLSDTALTNLNGLASFNTIDSININNNKNISKIEFNDLQTVTDSLILSFNNDDAEVKLDSLKWAGNLTIQDVSSIQASNLTSVNGSLLISYNTFDELEFPNLKSVGNSMQIFAHDELTKISFPKLSELDGELEMFNNTQLEEIDFGNLTTIKGAVTISGPFDNLTMENLKLVSGDFQVNSTSDKFDCSAFDKLHEKGKIEGHNYVCTHPANPSSSSKSGSSTQTGKSDSKSSDGSSSSNSSSSSKKGASNVLVVPGMVLTTALGVLLALI; encoded by the coding sequence atGCAAATTAAGTCATTTCTTTTACCAATAGTCGCTGCCTTATTGACATCAGTTTCAGCAGCAGACTCATCAAACAAATGTTCATTCTCTAAAACTTCCATCACAGAAGCTACTGCCATTACCCAATTAAATGCATGCTCTACTTTGGATGGTGAAATCACTGTTTCCGGTAGCGGAATCGGTAGCATTGATTTGAGTTCCGTTAAAGTATTAAAAGCCAAATTGAGTATTCTCAACTCCCCATCGATTGTCTCAttaaatttcaatcaattacaaaacATTACTGGTGCTTTAGTCATTAATAATGCTACCCAATTAAactcaattgatttaaccCAATTAACCAACGTTGAAACATTACAGTTGGTCTCATTACCTTCCTTTGcgattttaaatttgaatcaagGGGTGCAAAAGGCAGGAACAATTGTTTTGAGTGATACTGCATTGACTAATTTGAACGGGTTGGCTAGTTTCAACACCATTGATTCcattaatatcaataacaacaaaaacatttccaaaattgaattcaatgATTTACAAACAGTCACCGATAGTTTAATCTTATCATTCAATAACGATGATGCCGAAGTTAAATTGGACTCATTGAAATGGGCCGGTAATTTAACTATTCAAGATGTTAGCTCTATTCAAGCTAGTAACTTGACTAGTGTCAACGGATCTTTATTGATCAGTTACAACACTTTTGACGAATTGGAATTTCCAAACTTGAAATCCGTTGGTAACTCTATGCAAATTTTTGCTCACGATGAATTAACTAAAATTTCATTCCCAAAATTATCTGAACTCGATGGTGAATTGGAAATGTTCAATAATACTCAATTGGAAGAAATCGATTTTGGCAATTTGACCACTATCAAAGGTGCTGTCACCATTTCTGGTccatttgataatttgactatggaaaatttgaaattggtatCTGGTGATTTCCAAGTCAATAGTACTTctgataaatttgattgtagtgcttttgataaattacaCGAAAAAGGTAAGATTGAAGGTCACAATTATGTTTGTACTCATCCAGCTAATCCTTCTTCATCCTCCAAATCAGGATCAAGCACACAAACTGGTAAATCAGATAGTAAATCTTCAGATGGTTCATCAAGCTCAAATTCTAGTAGCTCATCTAAAAAAGGTGCTAGTAATGTATTGGTTGTTCCTGGTATGGTATTGACTACAGCCTTGGGTGTTTTATTGGCATTAATTTAG